Below is a window of Flavobacterium cyclinae DNA.
CTGTTATAGATTTTATGAATGCGGATTATGTAATTGAGAATTTAGTTGCTGATGAAGTAAAAACAGTTGATGGAATTGATTTTCATATCCAACGTTATTATAAAGACGGCCATATTTTTAAAGAAATTTCATTCGAAGATGAAGGCAAAAACTATCATTTCATCGAAAGAGTGCAAGCGCTTCGATTAGAAGATTTCGAAAAAATGATGGAAGAAGCTGGCATTTATCTTTTGGATATTTTTGGCGATTATAAATTGCGAAAATTCTATAAAAACCAATCAGAACGTTTAATTATGATTTTTAAATAATGCAATATATCATCACCTTTTCGGCCGTAATTATTGGCTTTTTATTCGCGTTACTTTTAAAACCACAAAAAAAGAAAAACATCAAATTGTTATTGGCGTTTAGTGGTGCATTTTTACTTTCGCTAACGGTTTTACATTTACTTCCCGAATTATTCAGCGAAGGACACAACCACGTTCACGAAGGTGAAGAAGCACATACGACGTTACCCGTTGGGGTTTTCATTATGATTGGAATTCTGTTCCAAATTTTATTAGAGTTTTTCTCAAAAGGAGCTGAACACGGTCACGTTCATGTGCATACAGACGAGCATAACGAATTACATCACATTCCGTGGTTATTGTTTATTAGTTTGTGCATTCACGCCTTGTTAGAAGGTTTCCCTATTCACAACAATCACAATTTAGCTTACGGAATTGCGGTTCATCACTTACCTATTGCTATTATTTTGACTTTGTTTTTTGTGAATGCCAAGATGAATAAAATGATGATTTTTGCGTTTATGTTCACCTTCGCTTTAATGACTCCAATGGGAACTTTTTTAGCCGAACAAATGCATTTTGCCCAACATTATGCTAAAGAAATTTCAGCAGTTGTGGTGGGAATTTTATTCCATATTTCATCCACCATAATTTTTGAAAGTAACGAAGGACACAAATTCAATTTGGCAAAAATTACGATGATAGTATTTGGTTTTGTTTTGGCTTACATAATTGAAATGGGACATTCGCATTAATCATAAATCGACATAAAACATAAGTAGTTTTTACTTAAATTTGAAGAATATTTAAAACATCATATATGGGAATTTTTTCTGCTTTACTTGGAAATGCAGGTGCTGTAAATCAAGAAACTTTAGTAAAAGATTATGGCAAATTATTAATCACTGGAGAAGAAATTGAATTAGGTTTCAAACTGATTCGTGACACTTTTATTTTTACAAACAAGCGATTAATATTGATTGAAAAACAAGGAATAACAGGTAGTAAAATTGAATACAAATCGATTACTTACAAAAGTATTTCACGCTTTAGTGTTGAAACAGCAGGAACTTTTGACTTAGAAGCCGAATTGAAAATTTGGGTTTCTAGCGAAGCTCATCCAAGTATCGTGAAACAATTTAATAAATCTGTCAATGTCTATGATGTGCAGAATGTTTTGGCACATCATGTTTTAAAATAATCGCATGAATTTTACCAAAACAACAGAACAAGCATCCAAATACGAACATTTAGAAAAAATGTCGGTAACGGATTTGTTGGCGAATATCAACAATGAAGACAAAACAGTTCCGTTAGCGGTGGAAAAAGCCTTACCCCAAATTGAAAAATTAGTTACTGAAATTGTTTCGAAAATGAAACAAGGCGGTCGTTTGTTTTACATTGGTGCGGGAACTTCAGGACGTTTAGGAATTGTAGATGCTTCGGAATGTCCACCAACTTTTGGTGTTCCTTTTGATTTGGTAATTGGAATTATTGCAGGCGGCGATAGTGCAATTCGAAAAGCAGTTGAATTTGCTGAAGACGACCAGGAACAAGCTTGGAAAGATTTACAACAATGGAACATCAATAAAAACGATGTTGTTGTTGGAATAGCAGCTTCAGGAACTACGCCTTATGTGATTGGCGGTTTAGAAATGTGCAATCAAAATAACATCAGCACAGGAAGTATCAGTTGTAACGCGGAAAGTCCACTATCCAAAACTGCTCAATTTCCAATTGATGTTGTGGTTGGACCAGAATTCGTTACAGGAAGTTCTCGTATGAAAGCTGGAACAGCTCAAAAATTGGTTTTAAACATGATTTCGACTTCAACCATGATTCAGTTAGGACGAGTTAAAGGCAATAAAATGGTTGATATGCAATTGAGTAACACCAAATTGATCGATAGAGGAACAAGAATGATTATGGACGAGATTCCAGTAAATTATGAAGAAGCTGGGAAACTTTTAGAAACACACGGAAGTGTTAGAAATGCCGTAAACTTTTACAACAATAAAAATAAAATATAATATGAAACAGTTAATTTTAATCTTAGCAATATTCGGTTTTTCAACAACTTTTGCTCAAAAATTAGAATACAATGAAGGTAAAATATTTCAAGATGGGGAACAAATTTCTTCTTTTGAAACCAAAAACTTATTGAAATCTGATTTAAAAGCCTTACATCTATTCAAAAAAGCAAAAACTAAAGAATCTCTTGGTGGTTTTTTACTAGGATTAGGAATAGGTGGAACTGCTGCTGATTTAGTTATGGGATTAACTTCTGATGTAAAATACCCAACAGTAATTACATATGCTGGTGTTGGCCTAATGGTGGTTTCAATCCCTATTTTATCAGGAAGAAAGAAATTAGTTCAGGAAAGTGTTGATCTGTATAACCAAGGATTAAAAGAACAAAATAAAACTTTAGGTGACAATTTTGAAATGAATTTTGTGACAAATTCTAATGGTGTTGGATTTCGAATTACTTTCTAATGGCAACAGATAAAAACATATTAGCAAAAGGAATAAAGTATTTAGCTGGAGCTTTACCATTGTTATTTCTTGGCCCTATTATTATTAACAGTGCATTCAAAAATGAAAAACATCCTTTATATCCATATGTTTTAACATTGGGAATATTAGTTGCTTTAACAGCGATGTTTCTAATTTACAAAGGCATTAATACTTTAGTAAAAAGTATGTTTGATGGTGATAAACAATAGCAATAACAAGTTTAACCCCTAAGCTTCGAAACAAAAATCAATTATGAAATTCAAAATACAATATTCGATTTACGGTTTACTATTACTAACTGTACTAACTTCTTGTTACAATCAAGAACGCAATTGCACTGATTTTAAAACCGGAAAATTCACTTCAGAAACCGAAATTGAAGGAAAAAAATATACGAGTACATTTGAACGTAATGATTCCATTCAAATTGAAACTTTTGAAGGAAAAATCGATACGTTTAAAGTTAGATGGACGAATGATTGTGAATACGTAATGCAAAATATTCATCCTAAAAACAGAGAGGAGAAGAAAGCAGTTCAAATGAAGATTTTAACTACTGATAAAAACTCTTATACATTTGAATATTCATTTGTAGGCGATTCAAAAAAACAAAGAGGAACAGTAAGAAAAATGGATTAATATTCAAAACTTTCCTACTGTTCCATTATAAAATTAAGACAATCCCGTAATTCTTCCTTCGTTGTCAATATCAATTCGTTCTGCGTTTGGAACCGCTGGTAAACCTGGCATTCGCATTACATCACCTAATAATGGCACTACAAATCCAGCTCCTGAAGAAATTTCAAATTCACGAACGGTAATGTCAAAATTTGCAGGGCGACCAATTAACTTTTCATTATCTGAAAAACTTGCTGGTGTTTTCGCCATACAAATAGAAAAATGACCAAATCCTAAATCGTTAATCATTTTCAATTGTGCTTTCGATTTTGGAGAAAACTCAACTGAATTCGCGCCATAAATATTTTTAGCAACTACGTTGATTTTATTTTCAATAGAATCGGAAGGTTGGTACAATGGTTTATAATTTGCAGTTTCTTTTTCAATTTCTTCAACTACTTTTTGCGCTACTTCAGCCGAACCTTTTCCACCATGAGCAAACGCAGTACTAACAATAGCCGTAACTCCTTTAGTAGCACATAATTCTTTTAATATATCATATTCCGCTTGCGTATCATCAGGAAAAGCATTGATGCAAACCACAGGATTCAATCCAAATTGTTGCATGTTTTCAATGTGTTTTTCCAAATTGCAAAAGCCTTTTTCAATGGCACTTACGTTTTCTGTTTTAAAATCTTCCGCTGCTAATCCCGCATGATGCTTAATAGCACGAATGGTTGCTACTAAAACCACAGCATCTGGTTTTAAACCACTTTGTTCACATTTGATGTGTAGAAACTTTTCAGCTCCTAAATCAGCACCAAAACCTGCTTCTGTTACTACGTAATCGCCTAATGATAATCCCATTTTTGTAGCAATAGCTGTATTAGTTCCTTGTGCAATACTAGCAAATGGTCCACCATGTAAAATAGCTGGATTACCGTCTATGGTTTGTACTAAGTTCGGTTTTATCGCATCTTTCAATAATGTTGCCATGGCTCCTACTACATTCAAATCGCGAGCAAAAATGGCTTTTCCATCTAACGTTTTCCCAACATAAATATTTCCTAATCGGAATTTCAAATCTTCTAAATCTTTCGCCAAGCATAAAATCGCCATCACTTCCGAAGCTGGTGTAATATTGAAACCGTCTTCACGCATTGTACCATTTGCTTTTGCTCCTACTCCAATAATAATTTGACGCAACGAACGATCATTCATATCCATAACTCGTTTCCAAGCGATAGATTTTGGATCAAGATTTAAAGAATATTTCGTGTTTTGTAAATTATTATCAATCACCGCCGAAAGTAGATTATTCGCTTTTTCAATGGCAGAAAAATCACCTGTGAAATGCAAATTGATGTCTTCCATTGGCAACACTTGCACATAACCTCCACCAGCAGCGCCACCTTTTAAGCCGAAAACGGGTCCAAGTGAAGGTTCACGTAAAACCGCAATCGCTTTTTTACCGATGTAATTCAATCCGTCCGTTAAACCAATCGACATGGTTGTTTTTCCCTCACCATATTTGGTTGGCGACATGGCAGAAACTAAAATCAGTTTTCCTTTTGGGTTTTCTTGTTGTAAGCGCAGTGGTAATTTGGCTTTGTACTTGCCATAAAATTCTAAATCGTCTTCTGAAATATTGATTTTTTTGGCAATATCTTTAATATGAGACATCGTTGCATTTTGCGCAATTTCAATGTCTGATGGAAATGTTGACATGTTGTTGTGTTTTAATTTAGGGCGAAATTAAGGGTTTTATTTTGAATGAAAAATGATAAAAATCAATAAAAAAAACCTGCAAAGTAAAAAACCTTGCAGGTCAAAATTTTATTCCAAAGACAACGTTATTTGTCCATCGTCATCTAATTCTATGTTGAAATCTTGAATATCGTTTCCTTCCTCTGAAGCTTCATTAGTTGTAGTTTCTGACTCATCTAACACTTCTTCATACGGAAGCGGATCTAATAAGTTAATCTGTTTAATTTTATCCGTTGTTAACTGATTTCCCAACGCTTTAATTCCTTTTACTGCTATGAATTGTTCTAAATCCACCACTTGGTTTTCTTTTTGAACGCCTTTCACTTTAGCAAAAATAACCTCAGCAACTGGACGCCAATCGGTAGAAACGATTTCCAATTGTGATTTTTCGTGTTCGGAAATAAAGATTTCTTCTTTGTTTTCGTTTTCAATTAAGAAACGTTTTACAAAGTAACGTTCTTTTTCGCCATCGAAATAAATACAAGAAACCGGTTTGTTTGGATTCCATTTTTCCAACACAATCATATCTTCTTCAAAATGGGTAGAAAGTTCTGGAATAATGGTTTTTACTTTTCCAGACTGGTTGATGATTAATAAGCGGTCGTTTGGTTTAAATTCGCCTAGCAACTCGCCTCTTCCATCTACATTCAAACGTTGCACTGTATCATCAAACCAAACTTTTCGCGGACGTAAAGTTGAAATTCCTTTCTCTTTTAACTCGATTTTTTTGATTGGATATTTGGTTACGGTATTTCCTCGAGAAGCTCTTCCTTTGATGGCAATATCCGAAAAATCGACATCCCATTTCAGTTTCTTCACACTTCCAACTTGGCGTAATAAAATCGTAACCACTTCTGCTTCTCCATTTGGATTCGCTGAAAAATACGATACCATAGAACCTGGTTTTTCTTGCGTCAAATCATAAAATTTATCGCGAGTTACTCCAGAAACATTGAAACGTTTGATGAAAGTCGAACCGTTTTTACCATCGCGATACATCATGTTGTAAATGGTACGTTTGTCGTTTTTATCAAATACGGCAACATGAATGATATCTTTTCCAATGAACTTCTTATCATCAATTTTGGTCACCATCATTTTTCCATCGCGTAAGAAAACGATGATGTCATCAATATCGGAACATTCGCCTACGTATTCGTCTTTTTTCAAGCCCATTCCTACAAAACCTTCTTCTCTATTCACATAGAATTTTTGGTTACGCAATACTACTTTCGTAGCTTGAATGTTATCGAAATTTCGTAATTCAGTTAAACGCTCTCTTCCTTTTCCGTATTTGTCTTTTAAATTGGTGAAGTAATCCACCGCATAATCAATCAAATGATCTAAATGATGTTTCACTTGCTCGATTTCAGCTTCCAATTTCGCAATCGCATCATCAGCTTTATCCGAGTCAAATCGTGTGATACGAATCATTGGAATTTGCGTCAATCGCTGTAAATCTTCGTCTTCAATTTCACGAATTAGAATGGATTTGAAAGGCTCAAATCGGTCGTACATGTATTTGTAAAGCGAATCTCTATCCGAATACAATTTGAAGTCGATGTACATTTCTTCACGAATGAAAATCTTCTCTAAATTCGCAAAATGCCACTTCGCTTCGAGTTCGTCCAATTGAATTTCTAATTCTCGTTTTAAAATATTCAAGGTACGATTCGTAGAAATCTTCAAAATATCAGAAACACCAATAAACAAAGGCTTGTTACAATTTTCGATAACACAACCTAGAGGCGCGATAGACAGTTCACAATCGGTGAATGCATACAACGCATCAATCATTTTATCTGGTGAAGTTCCGGGTTGTAAATGAATTAGGATTTCAACCTCAGCAGCCGTATTATCTTCAATTTTCTTGATCTTGATTTTACCCTTTTCATTGGCTTTCAAAATACTATCAATCAATTTTGTAGTATCGGTTGAAAACGGAATTTGGGTAATTACCAAAGTATTTTTATCTAAAGGTGCAATTTTAGCTCTTACGCGCACACGAGAACCTCGCATTCCATCATTATAATTGGAAACATCGGCAATTCCGGCTGTTGGGAAATCTGGAAAAAGTGTGAAAGGTTTTCCTTTTAAAATTTTAATCGACGCATCAATCAACTCATTGAAATTGTGAGGCAAAATT
It encodes the following:
- a CDS encoding ZIP family metal transporter, whose product is MQYIITFSAVIIGFLFALLLKPQKKKNIKLLLAFSGAFLLSLTVLHLLPELFSEGHNHVHEGEEAHTTLPVGVFIMIGILFQILLEFFSKGAEHGHVHVHTDEHNELHHIPWLLFISLCIHALLEGFPIHNNHNLAYGIAVHHLPIAIILTLFFVNAKMNKMMIFAFMFTFALMTPMGTFLAEQMHFAQHYAKEISAVVVGILFHISSTIIFESNEGHKFNLAKITMIVFGFVLAYIIEMGHSH
- a CDS encoding PH domain-containing protein gives rise to the protein MGIFSALLGNAGAVNQETLVKDYGKLLITGEEIELGFKLIRDTFIFTNKRLILIEKQGITGSKIEYKSITYKSISRFSVETAGTFDLEAELKIWVSSEAHPSIVKQFNKSVNVYDVQNVLAHHVLK
- the murQ gene encoding N-acetylmuramic acid 6-phosphate etherase, yielding MNFTKTTEQASKYEHLEKMSVTDLLANINNEDKTVPLAVEKALPQIEKLVTEIVSKMKQGGRLFYIGAGTSGRLGIVDASECPPTFGVPFDLVIGIIAGGDSAIRKAVEFAEDDQEQAWKDLQQWNINKNDVVVGIAASGTTPYVIGGLEMCNQNNISTGSISCNAESPLSKTAQFPIDVVVGPEFVTGSSRMKAGTAQKLVLNMISTSTMIQLGRVKGNKMVDMQLSNTKLIDRGTRMIMDEIPVNYEEAGKLLETHGSVRNAVNFYNNKNKI
- a CDS encoding DUF6095 family protein; translated protein: MATDKNILAKGIKYLAGALPLLFLGPIIINSAFKNEKHPLYPYVLTLGILVALTAMFLIYKGINTLVKSMFDGDKQ
- a CDS encoding DNA topoisomerase IV, translating into MKFKIQYSIYGLLLLTVLTSCYNQERNCTDFKTGKFTSETEIEGKKYTSTFERNDSIQIETFEGKIDTFKVRWTNDCEYVMQNIHPKNREEKKAVQMKILTTDKNSYTFEYSFVGDSKKQRGTVRKMD
- a CDS encoding formate--tetrahydrofolate ligase, with product MSTFPSDIEIAQNATMSHIKDIAKKINISEDDLEFYGKYKAKLPLRLQQENPKGKLILVSAMSPTKYGEGKTTMSIGLTDGLNYIGKKAIAVLREPSLGPVFGLKGGAAGGGYVQVLPMEDINLHFTGDFSAIEKANNLLSAVIDNNLQNTKYSLNLDPKSIAWKRVMDMNDRSLRQIIIGVGAKANGTMREDGFNITPASEVMAILCLAKDLEDLKFRLGNIYVGKTLDGKAIFARDLNVVGAMATLLKDAIKPNLVQTIDGNPAILHGGPFASIAQGTNTAIATKMGLSLGDYVVTEAGFGADLGAEKFLHIKCEQSGLKPDAVVLVATIRAIKHHAGLAAEDFKTENVSAIEKGFCNLEKHIENMQQFGLNPVVCINAFPDDTQAEYDILKELCATKGVTAIVSTAFAHGGKGSAEVAQKVVEEIEKETANYKPLYQPSDSIENKINVVAKNIYGANSVEFSPKSKAQLKMINDLGFGHFSICMAKTPASFSDNEKLIGRPANFDITVREFEISSGAGFVVPLLGDVMRMPGLPAVPNAERIDIDNEGRITGLS
- a CDS encoding DNA gyrase/topoisomerase IV subunit A; the encoded protein is MKDEEDNIIPEDDNLENQDNFSNEEGFEDIHVSTGHHFYENNENPEDTITKVTGMYKDWFLDYASYVILERAVPAIEDGFKPVQRRIMHSMKELDDGRYNKVANIIGHTMQYHPHGDASIGDAMVNIGQKDLLIDCQGNWGNILTGDGAAAPRYIEARISKFGHDVLFSPKVTQWQLSYDGRKNEPVHLPVKFPLLLAQGGEGIAVGLSTKILPHNFNELIDASIKILKGKPFTLFPDFPTAGIADVSNYNDGMRGSRVRVRAKIAPLDKNTLVITQIPFSTDTTKLIDSILKANEKGKIKIKKIEDNTAAEVEILIHLQPGTSPDKMIDALYAFTDCELSIAPLGCVIENCNKPLFIGVSDILKISTNRTLNILKRELEIQLDELEAKWHFANLEKIFIREEMYIDFKLYSDRDSLYKYMYDRFEPFKSILIREIEDEDLQRLTQIPMIRITRFDSDKADDAIAKLEAEIEQVKHHLDHLIDYAVDYFTNLKDKYGKGRERLTELRNFDNIQATKVVLRNQKFYVNREEGFVGMGLKKDEYVGECSDIDDIIVFLRDGKMMVTKIDDKKFIGKDIIHVAVFDKNDKRTIYNMMYRDGKNGSTFIKRFNVSGVTRDKFYDLTQEKPGSMVSYFSANPNGEAEVVTILLRQVGSVKKLKWDVDFSDIAIKGRASRGNTVTKYPIKKIELKEKGISTLRPRKVWFDDTVQRLNVDGRGELLGEFKPNDRLLIINQSGKVKTIIPELSTHFEEDMIVLEKWNPNKPVSCIYFDGEKERYFVKRFLIENENKEEIFISEHEKSQLEIVSTDWRPVAEVIFAKVKGVQKENQVVDLEQFIAVKGIKALGNQLTTDKIKQINLLDPLPYEEVLDESETTTNEASEEGNDIQDFNIELDDDGQITLSLE